One stretch of Clavelina lepadiformis chromosome 6, kaClaLepa1.1, whole genome shotgun sequence DNA includes these proteins:
- the LOC143462011 gene encoding protein SPATA45 homolog, with protein sequence MNLEELGNSRESWCTVELNKSQDWCRTERKHYKENFNSTAFDPTRNMQLEQRCQWKVDAPTHRERRHFSLSHSCQLNF encoded by the exons ATGAATTTAGAAGAATTAGGGAATTCCCGAGAATCATGGTGCACGGTGGAGTTAAATAAATCTCAAGACTGGTGCAGGACAGAAAGAAAACATTACAAA GAAAACTTCAATAGCACAGCATTTGACCCAACTCGAAACATGCAACTGGAGCAAAGGTGTCAGTGGAAGGTGGATGCACCAACACACAGGGAACGAAGACATTTTTCATTAAGTC